TATAAAAACACACAGACGTAGAGCTCTTATTATAAGCATAAAAAAATGTCTCTGTGTTTAGTAACTTTTGATTTTTCTCATAGCACCTACATACAAATAAAAGTTAAAATAGCGATAGTAAAAGCTGTTAGAGTTGCAAGTTAAAAAATAATATCTACCTTTGCAACGTCTTAGAAAAAGCTAAGGATTTAAAACAAGATAGTACGAACTCACTTGGTTAAACCAGAAAGTCAACTGGAAACTAAAAGACAAAACTGGGCTAGCTTTAAAATAATGTAATTACTTGTTTTAAATCGGTTTAAGTAGATAAAAGGTGCCATAGCTCAGTTGGTAGAGCAAAGGACTGAAAATCCTTGTGTCCCCGGTTCGATTCCTGGTGGCACCACTTTTAAAAGACTTCAAATTTGGTAAATCCCTGAAAATTAAACATTTCAGGGATTTTCTTTTTCTCCTAATCCGCATATTTTTGGCAGAATTACGCACTTCCGCTGTGCTAAATCGTGGACAATTTTAGTCTTGAAAAAAGTGTCCACGAATTGTACCGTAAGTCGTTGATTGTCTTATCGTTTGATTCTTGCTGTTCTGCACGATTCAGTAACTTTAAACATTATTTTTTGAAGTATGAAACGACAGACTTTCAACGTACTGTTCTTCATCCGCAAAACAAGAACAGTAAAATCAAGTGAGATACCGATCATGTGGCGGATAACAATTCAAGGTCAATTAACTGAAATGCAGCTAAAAAGATAAACAGACCACTAATAATTTCCATGATTTAGATAAGGGTTGTTTTGTCAGCCACTACCGAATGATAGCCTATATACTTTTTATCAACACTAATGAGAAGATATATATTCTCTTAATTGTAATAAATTAGGAGTTACAACACCATATTTTACACCACTATCTATTATATCATCTATCATTTGCCTTATTTCAGCAGGAGAATGATTGATATGTCCATCAAACATAAGTTGCAGAGCATCATTACTATAAATTTTCTTAGCTATTGGCACACTGATAAATAGAGGTAAAAGATATAATCTGTTTGCTTTTTCCGTTTTAGGATTTATGCCCATTCTTTTACAAATAGCTAAGCCTTCCCGAATAGCTTTCATTGTAGTTTTAATAATAGCTTTGTTCTCTATAAATTTAGAGGCACTTCCGGCACTCATTATTCCCGCTGAAAGACCGGCAGCGACAGCATAATGTGTGATTAACCATACTAATATTTGATTAGAAATGACAGGCTTTAAGTTTGCTTTATCCAGTATTATAGAAAGTTTTTCTACTCGTGGAGTTATCCGCCCGTCTTTTTCTCCTAACGGAGTATAGGAATATTTTAGACCTGAAATGGCACAATGTATGCTTTTATCTTCTTTTCCACCTCCGACCATAAAGGGAAAGGCAAAAAAGTATTGTTCAGGTTTTAAATATTTATCTATTTCAGTAAAAACATCCCAGTTATTTTGGAAAAATACAACATTTGCTTTTCCTGCTGACTGTGAAAGAGTTGGCAATATAGTTGATAATTGCAATTTATTGATGGAGACAATAATATATTCAAAATCATTGTTTGATGAAAGTTCGTCTATCACTGTAGGCTTAAAGATTACATCTGTATCTTTTCTTGTTTTCTCTCTAAAGTCTGAACAGATAATGTGAATGCCATCTTTTTGTACAAATTCTTTTTGCCCTTTACGCACCAATACAGTAACGTCACATCCTGCTTTGGATAATTGCCAGCCATAAGTACAACCCACTACGCCAGCACCGTATATCAATATTTTCATAAATCGATAGTATTAAGTTTTCTATTTTCGTTAATAAATACAGAATTGAATACCGATAGATTTTCGGTGTAAGTATCACAAATATCAAGTAGCTGTTTAGGGGTATAACCTGTGAACATTTTAAACTCCTTTATTAGATGTGACTTATCATAATATCCACAATCATAGGCTACTTTACTTATGCTGATTTGTGGAGTTGATTGCAAAATATTGAATGTCTTTTTAAATCGTGTGATTTGGATAAAATCTTTTGGATTCAGTCCTACATATTCAGCGAATATCCGTTTAAATTGCTTATATCCTAAACAAGCCGTTTGAGATAGAACGGATATATTTCCTTCTCCTTCATGGATATTTTGAACAGTAGTCATCATCCTATTGACATTGCATGGAATATTTTTGGATAGTCTATTTAATAAATATTCTTCTATTAATCTAACCGTTTGATAAGTATCAGATACTTCATTTATTTTCTCTTCCAATTCTACTAAACAGGTATTGTCTAACAAATCAATACCTATATTTTGATTTGTAAATTCTTCCATAGGATATGGAAAAAACATCCTGCATCCGATAGGTTGAAATAGGATAAGGACCATATCCAAGAAAGAAAACTCTATGTCTGAATAAGTACTGATTTGTCCGCTTATATAGGATTGAGGCTGTGTTCCCTTATGCAAAGAAGAAATGATTTTGTTTCCTTTATGAAAAACAAGTGCTACACAACCTGCCGGGATAGAACGTTGAAAGCCTTGCTTTACATCATCTATCCTTAAAAACCAATATTGCTTTATATAAGGAGCGAGCAATTTAGTAGGTGGTATTACTTGAATTTTCTCCATTTTGCCTTAATTATCAGGCAAAAGTAAGATTTCTTAGATTGATATGAGGTGTAAAAAAGGGACATTCTAATTAAAGCATCGAAATGGTAGCATACTTAAGAAGAAAATAATATTTTTTGCAATGAGGTTATGAAACAATAGAAACCCAAAGCGAATTAATGAATTTCGTTCATTTCTATATTGTCACCCACCGCTTTTCCACTTCTTCAAAATATCTGTTATTTAACTCATTTCTTGCTCTGCTGAACAGGCTTTTACTATATAAACAACCCGCAAACTTTAGAAGAACACTGAAATCATTTCTTTTACTTCTCAAAAAGAAGCAAATTACTCTTTTATGACAAATAGAATATAGGGCATGAAGCATTTATCAAACAAATAACTAACTTTGCATCACAATGACAGATACTCATGTTGAATACTGAAAACTTACAATCACTCATTAATAGCGGAGAAAGCCATAATGTAGAATTCAAAGTTCGTATCCCTTAATGAGAGAGATGATAGAATTTAGGGGCGCACCCAAAATAGGAGGATATTTTCTGAAAAACAATATTAATATCAAATAAATCTCTATTTTTGATTCAGAAATCGTCTCTAAGATACAAACTGGTGTTTAACAGTGAAAAACTGTGAAAAACTTATTCAAGGGACTTACATCGCAATAAAAAATAATTTATGGATAAATAGCTTTATACAAGCTAACTCTCGGTCACTAGGTAGTTATCGCATAAAGCAATAAATAAAATCACATGAAATTAAACGATTTTCACAAGCAAATATCGCATAAAATCTACGAAAGAGGTGAAGAGTATTACGAATATAATACGATTGAGAATGTCGAACATAGTTATCCTGATACTTGGACGGCAGAAGTAGAAGGCAGGCAGGCATATTCGGTTGAAATAAAACTGAATGGTGATGAAATTATATCATGGGATTGTGATTGCCCCTATGATTACGGTGATATGTGTAAACATGTAGTTGCTGTTCTTTTGTATATCAAGGATAACAGAGACAAATACTTTACAACTATCAAAATCCCCCTCTCTGATTCACAAGAACAATTAGCTGAAATTCTGAAACACACCAACAATAAGGAGCTTACATCGTTTTTATCAGAGTATGCCGACAAACATCCCGATTTTTATCAAGCCCTACTATCCCATCTTCATCCTAAAAAAAAGCTGCTAATCCGGTAGATTATGCAAAGGAAATACAGAAATGCTTTAGATGTTCATCGGACAATTATGATTTTAGGAATGAAGGGCAAGCTATTGCTGGCAAGTTGGATAAATATATGGAAAAAGCTGAGTCGTTGATAAAATTGAACTGTCAGGAAGAAGCGATGGCTATTTTGCTCCATATTATCAGAGAAATAGGAAATGGTTATGAAGAACATGACGATTACGATGGAGATTTAGGATGTATTTGTCAAGAAGCGACAGAGTTAATAATCGAAATGATTGAAACGGGTTTACCGGATGATTTACTAAAAAAATTGACAGATGAAATAA
The genomic region above belongs to Parabacteroides pacaensis and contains:
- a CDS encoding SWIM zinc finger family protein, giving the protein MKLNDFHKQISHKIYERGEEYYEYNTIENVEHSYPDTWTAEVEGRQAYSVEIKLNGDEIISWDCDCPYDYGDMCKHVVAVLLYIKDNRDKYFTTIKIPLSDSQEQLAEILKHTNNKELTSFLSEYADKHPDFYQALLSHLHPKKKLLIR
- a CDS encoding helix-turn-helix domain-containing protein; amino-acid sequence: MEKIQVIPPTKLLAPYIKQYWFLRIDDVKQGFQRSIPAGCVALVFHKGNKIISSLHKGTQPQSYISGQISTYSDIEFSFLDMVLILFQPIGCRMFFPYPMEEFTNQNIGIDLLDNTCLVELEEKINEVSDTYQTVRLIEEYLLNRLSKNIPCNVNRMMTTVQNIHEGEGNISVLSQTACLGYKQFKRIFAEYVGLNPKDFIQITRFKKTFNILQSTPQISISKVAYDCGYYDKSHLIKEFKMFTGYTPKQLLDICDTYTENLSVFNSVFINENRKLNTIDL
- a CDS encoding ketopantoate reductase family protein; the protein is MKILIYGAGVVGCTYGWQLSKAGCDVTVLVRKGQKEFVQKDGIHIICSDFREKTRKDTDVIFKPTVIDELSSNNDFEYIIVSINKLQLSTILPTLSQSAGKANVVFFQNNWDVFTEIDKYLKPEQYFFAFPFMVGGGKEDKSIHCAISGLKYSYTPLGEKDGRITPRVEKLSIILDKANLKPVISNQILVWLITHYAVAAGLSAGIMSAGSASKFIENKAIIKTTMKAIREGLAICKRMGINPKTEKANRLYLLPLFISVPIAKKIYSNDALQLMFDGHINHSPAEIRQMIDDIIDSGVKYGVVTPNLLQLREYISSH